In the genome of Nitratireductor sp. GISD-1A_MAKvit, the window TCCTACGTGCTTCAGCCTTATCAGCTGGTGAAGGATCTGCGCACCGGCGTTGAGAGCACCAGCCCTCAGGACGTGCTTGACGGAAAACTCGATGCCTTCATGGAGGCGGCACTGTCACAGCGTGTTCACGGGACCGATACGGGCGATGTCGAGGATATTGCCTGAGATTACAGGGCTCTGATTTTCCGATGCGGGCGGGTGTTGCGATACCCGCCCGTTTTCTTATGACTTGGCGTCGAGGTACTTGGCGATCTTCCTGCCCACTGCCAGAAAGCGGGCCGGATTGACCGCGTTGCCGGAGCGGCGCACTTCATAGTGGAGATGCGGCCCGGTGGAGCGTCCGCTGGAACCGACTTTTCCCAGGGGGGTACCCGCCTCAACCCTGGTCCCCTTCGTGACGCTGATCTTGCTCAGATGCGCATAGCGGGTGGTCAGGCCGTTTCCATGGTCGATTTCAACCATGCGCCCGTAGCCGCCATTCCAGCCGGCCTTGATGACCGTTCCTGCACCGGTGGCCAGAACCGGGGTGCCACGTGCTGCCCTGAAGTCTATGCCGGAATGATGCGCCAGTCGTCCAAGGAAAGGGTCCTTGCGGGCGCCAAACCGGCTGGAAACGGAAGCGCCCGGGGCAGGGCTTTTAAGCGGTAGCTGCAATGCAGTCGACTTGACCTCGTTCAGATGTGTGAGTGCTTCGTCGAGCTCCCGCACATGATCTTCGAAAACGAGTGCCGAAGTGGATGCCAGCAACGGGCCGCCGACACTCTGTTCGCGGTCTACGGAGGCATGCATGAGACCGACATCCTCCAGCGGACCGGCTATTGCATCGGCTGTCTGATATGCGTTCTCCGCCAGTACCCGCACGCTGTCGATCTGCTCCGTCTCGATGGATTCGAGCGCGCGGTTGAGTTTCACAAAGAGATAATCGGCTTTGTCTGCGGGAGAAAGTACGGCGGGCTGTTGATTGCTCTGGGAGCGTAGCGGCCAGGGAATGCTGCTATCATGCGATGGTGCGAAGGAAGCCACGGCGATGCTGCCGGTGCGGGTGGGGTCGATGACCGGGGTGGCACTGGCCTTTACGCGCGGGCGTGGACTGGGAACAGGTGCCTTTCCTGGAAGATCTTCGGCGCCCTTGCTGTTTAGTACGGGTGTCAGCCTGCTTTGGCGTTTGGTCAACTGATCCTGCCGTGCCAGCAGTTCTCCGACCTTCTCCTGCATGAACTGCTGATCCAGCAATTGCCGGCTCGTGACCCGGTCCAGCTGCGCACGCAGGGCAGATATCCGGTCTTCATAGGCCTGCTGCAGCCGCGCCTGCCTCGCCATTGCGGCCCCGATCAGATCATCGCGCAAAACCAGATAGGAGGTCGCCAGAAGATAGCCGATGGCAAGCGCGGCAACGGTTGAACCCGCTATTGCCGCCATCCACGGCCGCACCGTGAAGTGCCGGATTTCATCGCCACGCGCAATGATGATCGTGTGGGGCTCTTTCCGTTTGCCGAATACGGCAGATCGCTGTGAGTGCATCGAAAACCGAACTTCTGTTCATGAGACAGGACTGGTTTTTGATTACACTTGATTAGGGTTAATAAAGATTTTCAGAGAAACCTTTGTGTGGCCCAAAGAGCGATCAGCTGGCGAGCCTGAGCTTTCTGGCCGCCTCCAGAACGGCCTGGGCATGCCCGGCGACCTTAACCTTTCGCCAGATTTCAGCGACGTTCCCCTCAGCGTCGATAAGGAATGTCGTTCGCTCGACGCCCATGTATTTGCGCCCATACATGCTTTTTTCAACCCACACGCCGTAGTCGTGCAGCGCAATCTTTTCCTGATCGGAAACCAGGTCAATCGTGAGCGCATGCTTGGCCTTGAACTTGTCATGGCTTTTGGGCGTGTCAGGAGACATGCCCAGCACCACCGCGCCCAGAGCATCGAACTCGGGCTTGAGCGCGGTAAAGTCTATGGCTTCGGCGGTGCAGCCGCTCGTGTCGTTCTTGGGGTAGAAAAACAGAACGACGATCCGGCCACGCAAGTCAGCCAGTCTGATCTCGCGGCCACCGTCACCGGGAAGCACAAAATCCGGAGCCGGGTTCCCAATGGCGACTTCTGTCATTTTCTTTCCCCTGTTTGTGGATAGGCGATGGATTGCAGAGATATAATGATGTCGGTGGATTCGTCCATGGCTGCGGGGTATCGACAGGAACAGTTGTGGATCAGCACGAGGCTTCACGCACAAAAGTCAGGTTCAGACGCGGCGACATCGCTGCGCTGGAAACATATCCTTCATCGCGTGGGGGGGCGCGCTCCGGGCTAAGGCACACTCGTGTCCTGCGCTGGTTCCGGCGGGTGCTGTTGAGCGTTGCATCGGTTGCGGCACTGCTGGTGGTTGCAGCGCTGCTGCTCAATGTCGTTGGGACCGGAACCTTTGGTCAGGATCGCCTGCGCAACGCTGCCCAACGCGCATTGACCTCGCTCGCCGGGTATGAGGTTGAGGCAGAAATCGGCGCTCTGCGCCTTGTTCTCAATGATCGCAGCCTGATCGCTCTGGAGCTCAGCGATGTCGAAATTGCGAGGGCTGCGACCGATGAGACCCTCATCGACGCAGACATTTTGCGGTTTGGCTTCCGCCTGCTGCCGCTCTTCAAGGGACAGCTAAACGTCGGCAATGTCGAGCTCGTTGGGGCCACGGTTCAACTGGAAGCATTGTCGCAACAGTCCAACGAGGTCGCCGCGGTGGCGCAATGGCAAAAGCCCGTGAACCCTGCGCTGGTCGAAAACAGTATTTTTGATGGCCTGCGACGCATTTATGCTTTGACGGAGCGTGTGGGAACACGCCATTTGCGGCTTCGCGACGTATCCATCGTCCTTGATCGGGAGACACAGCGCAGCGTTGCGGTGGATATCAATGCATCCATGGCCCCTTCGGGAAAGCTTGAGTTTCGCGCGACTGCAGCTCTCGACGGGAGAGAGATCGAGCTTACCGGCGCTGCCCTGCGGCCCGTGCGCAACGGACCGATCAAGTCTCTCGACGTGGAGATTGGTGCGGCAGAGCCGGGCTTGCTTTCAGCTGCGCGCAACGAAACCGAGCTCCGTGGCCACGGCTCGTTTCTCTCTGCCTTTCATAT includes:
- a CDS encoding peptidoglycan DD-metalloendopeptidase family protein — encoded protein: MHSQRSAVFGKRKEPHTIIIARGDEIRHFTVRPWMAAIAGSTVAALAIGYLLATSYLVLRDDLIGAAMARQARLQQAYEDRISALRAQLDRVTSRQLLDQQFMQEKVGELLARQDQLTKRQSRLTPVLNSKGAEDLPGKAPVPSPRPRVKASATPVIDPTRTGSIAVASFAPSHDSSIPWPLRSQSNQQPAVLSPADKADYLFVKLNRALESIETEQIDSVRVLAENAYQTADAIAGPLEDVGLMHASVDREQSVGGPLLASTSALVFEDHVRELDEALTHLNEVKSTALQLPLKSPAPGASVSSRFGARKDPFLGRLAHHSGIDFRAARGTPVLATGAGTVIKAGWNGGYGRMVEIDHGNGLTTRYAHLSKISVTKGTRVEAGTPLGKVGSSGRSTGPHLHYEVRRSGNAVNPARFLAVGRKIAKYLDAKS
- a CDS encoding peroxiredoxin, coding for MTEVAIGNPAPDFVLPGDGGREIRLADLRGRIVVLFFYPKNDTSGCTAEAIDFTALKPEFDALGAVVLGMSPDTPKSHDKFKAKHALTIDLVSDQEKIALHDYGVWVEKSMYGRKYMGVERTTFLIDAEGNVAEIWRKVKVAGHAQAVLEAARKLRLAS